Proteins from a single region of Pongo pygmaeus isolate AG05252 chromosome 3, NHGRI_mPonPyg2-v2.0_pri, whole genome shotgun sequence:
- the TLR1 gene encoding toll-like receptor 1, which yields MTSIFHFAIIFMLILQIRIQLSEESEFLVDRSKNGLTHVPKDLSQKTTVLNISQNYISELWTSDILSLSKLKILIISHNRIRYLDISVFKFNQELEYLDLSHNKLAKISCHPTVNLKHLDLSFNAFDALPICKEFGNISQLKFLGLSTTHLEKSSVLPIAHLNISKVLLVLGEAYGEKEDPEGLQDFNTESLHVVFPTNKEFHFILDVSVKTIANLELSNIKCVLEDNKCSYFLNILAKLQTNPKLSSLTLNNIETTWNSFIRILQLVWHTTVWYFSISNVKLQGQLDFRDFNYSGTSLKALSIHQVISDVFSFPQGAIYKIFSNMNIKNFTVSGTRMVHMLCPSKISPFLHLDFSNNLLTDTVFENCGHLTELVTLILQMNQLKELSKIAEMTTQMKSLQQLDISQNSVSYDEKKGDCSWTKSLLSLNMSSNILTDTIFRCLPPRIKVLDLHSNKINSIPKQVVKLEALQELNVAFNSLTDLPGCGSFSSLSVLIIDHNSVSHPSADFFQSCQKMRSIKAGNNPFQCTCELREFVKNIDQVSSEVVEGWPDTYKCDYPESYRGTLLKDFHLPELFCNITLLIITIVATMLVLAVTVTSLCIYLDLPWYLRMVCQWTQTRRRARNIPLEELQRNLQFHAFISYSGHDSFWVKNELLPNLEKEGMQICLHERNFVPGKSIVENIISCIEKSYKSIFVLSPNFVQSEWCHYELYFAHHNLFHEGSNNLILILLEPIPQYSIPSSYHKLKSLMARRTYLEWPKEKSKRGLFWANLRAAINIKLTEQAKK from the coding sequence ATGACTAGCATCTTCCATTTTGCCATTATCTTCATGCTAATACTTCAGATCAGAATACAATTATCTGAAGAAAGTGAATTTTTAGTTGATAGGTCAAAAAACGGTCTCACCCATGTTCCTAAAGACCTATCCCAGAAAACAACAGTCttaaatatatctcaaaattATATATCTGAGCTTTGGACTTCTGACATCTTATCACTGTCAAAGCTGAAGATTTTGATAATTTCTCATAATAGAATCCGGTATCTTGATATCAGTGTTTTCAAATTCAACCAGGAATTGGAATACTTGGATTTGTCCCACAACAAGTTGGCGAAGATTTCTTGCCACCCTACTGTGAACCTCAAGCACTTGGACCTGTCATTTAATGCGTTTGATGCCCTGCCTATATGCAAAGAGTTTGGCAATATCTCTCAACTAAAATTTCTGGGGTTGAGCACCACACACTTAGAAAAATCTAGTGTGCTGCCAATTGCTCATTTGAATATCAGCAAGGTCTTGCTGGTCTTAGGAGAGGCTTATGGGGAAAAAGAAGACCCTGAGGGCCTTCAAGACTTTAACACTGAGAGTCTGCACGTTGTGTTCCCCACAAACAaagaattccatttcattttagatGTGTCAGTCAAGACTATAGCAAATCTGGAACTATCTAATATCAAATGTGTGCTAGAAGATAACAAATGTTCTTACTTCCTAAATATTCTGGCAAAACTTCAAACAAATCCAAAGTTATCAAGTCTTACCTTAAACAACATTGAAACAACTTGGAATTCTTTCATTAGGATCCTCCAGCTGGTTTGGCATACAACCGTATGGTATTTCTCAATTTCAAACGTGAAGCTACAGGGTCAGCTGGACTTCAGAGATTTTAATTATTCTGGCACTTCCTTGAAGGCCTTGTCTATACACCAAGTTATCAGCGATGTGTTCAGTTTTCCACAAGGGGCTATCTACAAAATCTTTTCGAATATGAACATCAAAAATTTCACAGTGTCTGGTACACGCATGGTCCACATGCTTTGCCCATCCAAAATTAGCCCGTTCCTGCATTTGGATTTTTCCAATAATCTCTTAACAGACACAGTTTTTGAAAATTGTGGGCACCTTACTGAGTTGGTGacacttattttacaaatgaatcaATTAAAAGAACTTTCAAAAATAGCTGAAATGACTACACAGATGAAGTCTCTGCAACAATTGGATATTAGCCAGAATTCTGTAAGCtatgatgaaaagaaaggagattgTTCTTGGACTAAAAGTTTATTAAGTTTAAATATGTCTTCAAATATACTTACTGACACTATTTTCAGATGTttacctcccaggatcaaggtACTTGATCTTCACAGcaataaaataaacagcattCCTAAACAAGTCGTAAAACTGGAAGCTTTGCAAGAACTCAATgttgctttcaattctttaacCGACCTTCCTGGATGTGGCAGCTTTAGCAGCCTTTCTGTATTGATCATTGATCACAATTCAGTTTCCCACCCATCAGCTGATTTCTTCCAGAGCTGCCAGAAGATGAGGTCAATAAAAGCAGGgaacaatccattccaatgtacCTGTGAGCTAAGAGAATTTGTCAAAAATATAGACCAAGTATCAAGTGAAGTGGTAGAGGGCTGGCCTGATACTTATAAGTGTGACTACCCAGAAAGTTATAGAGGAACCCTACTAAAGGATTTTCACTTGCCTGAATTATTCTGCAACATAACTCTGCTGATCATCACCATCGTTGCCACCATGCTGGTGTTGGCTGTGACTGTGACCTCCCTCTGCATCTACTTGGATCTGCCCTGGTATCTCAGGATGGTGTGCCAGTGGACCCAGACCCGGCGCAGGGCCAGGAACATACCCTTAGAAGAACTCCAAAGAAATCTCCAGtttcatgcatttatttcatATAGTGGGCACGATTCTTTCTGGGTGAAGAATGAATTATtaccaaacctagagaaagaagGTATGCAGATTTGCCTTCATGAGAGAAACTTTGTTCCTGGCAAGAGCATTGTGGAAAATATCATCAGCTGCATTGAGAAGAGTTACAAGTCCATCTTTGTTTTGTCTCCCAACTTTGTCCAGAGTGAGTGGTGCCATTATGAACTCTACTTTGCCCATCACAATCTCTTTCATGAAGGATCTAATAACCTAATCCTGATCTTGCTGGAACCCATTCCACAGTACTCCATTCCTAGCAGTTATCACAAGCTCAAAAGTCTCATGGCCAGGAGGACTTATTTGGAATGGCCCAAGGAAAAGAGCAAACGTGGGCTTTTTTGGGCTAACCTAAGGGCAGCCATTAATATTAAGCTGACAGAGCAAGCAAAGAAATAG